One genomic window of Azospirillum sp. TSH100 includes the following:
- a CDS encoding COX15/CtaA family protein, translating to MTAFASDSLDAAARPNPNRPIAVWLLICAAMVLAMAVIGAITRLTESGLSMVEWKPLIGILPPLSSAEWNRVFDLYKATPEFRIYNSHMDLAGFQSIFWWEWFHRLWGQLIGFVFLIPFLRFWMQGRISAELWPKLAGLFLLGGLQGGIGWFMVKSGLVDSPNVSHYRLALHLSTAILIYALLLRTALGLLDPLPLAGWRPEAASFRRHARWALGLVAVTIVWGAFVAGSDAGFAYNTFPLMNGHWIPPEIDTLTPWWLNPVENTAAIQLIHRTLAILTGVVVLVLTARVLNARLPGRAGRAALAAGAMILLQIAMGIATLLTVVWVPIAAAHQAGAILVVSMLVWLLFELRPIGRK from the coding sequence TTGACCGCCTTTGCCTCCGACAGCCTCGACGCCGCCGCCCGCCCGAATCCGAATCGGCCCATCGCCGTCTGGCTGCTGATCTGTGCCGCCATGGTGCTCGCCATGGCCGTGATCGGCGCCATCACCCGGCTGACGGAATCCGGCCTGTCGATGGTGGAATGGAAACCGCTGATCGGCATTCTGCCGCCGCTGTCCTCGGCGGAATGGAACCGGGTGTTCGACCTCTACAAGGCGACGCCGGAGTTCCGCATCTACAACAGCCACATGGATCTTGCCGGGTTCCAGTCGATCTTCTGGTGGGAGTGGTTCCACCGGCTGTGGGGCCAGCTGATCGGCTTCGTCTTCCTGATTCCGTTCCTGCGTTTCTGGATGCAGGGCCGCATCTCGGCGGAGCTGTGGCCGAAGCTCGCCGGCCTGTTCCTGCTGGGCGGGCTTCAGGGCGGCATCGGCTGGTTCATGGTGAAGAGCGGGCTGGTCGATTCGCCGAACGTCAGCCATTACCGGCTGGCCCTGCATCTCAGCACCGCCATCCTGATCTATGCCCTGCTGCTGCGCACCGCGCTTGGCCTGCTCGACCCGCTGCCCCTGGCCGGCTGGCGGCCGGAGGCGGCATCTTTCCGCCGTCATGCCCGTTGGGCGCTGGGGCTGGTCGCCGTCACCATCGTCTGGGGCGCCTTCGTCGCCGGGTCGGACGCCGGCTTCGCCTACAACACCTTCCCGCTGATGAACGGCCACTGGATCCCGCCGGAGATCGACACGCTGACGCCGTGGTGGCTCAACCCGGTCGAGAACACCGCGGCGATTCAGCTGATCCACCGAACGCTGGCGATCCTGACCGGCGTCGTGGTTCTGGTGCTGACCGCCCGCGTCCTGAACGCCCGCCTGCCCGGCCGCGCCGGCCGCGCCGCGCTGGCGGCCGGCGCGATGATCCTGCTGCAGATCGCCATGGGAATCGCCACGCTGCTGACCGTGGTGTGGGTTCCCATCGCCGCCGCCCATCAGGCCGGTGCCATTCTGGTGGTGTCGATGCTGGTGTGGCTGCTGTTCGAGCTGCGGCCGATCGGCCGGAAGTGA
- a CDS encoding lysozyme, whose product MTTKPVCQAAVDLVKHFEGLYLKAYLCPAGVPTIGYGHTAGVTMGETITADQADAFLASDLTEAAGRVDALVKVPLNADQRGALSSFVFNLGAGSLQSSTLLKLLNAGDYAGAAGQFGRWVYATVNGQKTQLPGLVARRAAEAALFQSQTAQPQAGVTTADGTV is encoded by the coding sequence ATGACCACCAAGCCGGTCTGCCAAGCCGCGGTCGATCTCGTGAAGCATTTCGAGGGCCTGTACCTGAAAGCCTACCTGTGCCCGGCCGGCGTTCCCACCATCGGTTATGGCCATACCGCCGGTGTGACGATGGGCGAAACCATCACCGCCGATCAGGCGGACGCCTTCCTCGCCTCCGACCTGACCGAGGCCGCCGGCCGCGTCGACGCCCTGGTGAAGGTGCCGCTGAACGCGGACCAGCGCGGCGCGCTGTCCTCCTTCGTCTTCAATCTCGGTGCCGGCAGCCTGCAAAGCTCGACCCTGCTGAAACTGCTGAATGCCGGTGATTACGCCGGGGCCGCCGGCCAGTTCGGCCGCTGGGTCTATGCCACGGTGAACGGACAGAAGACGCAGCTGCCGGGCCTCGTCGCCCGCCGTGCGGCGGAGGCGGCGCTGTTCCAGAGCCAGACCGCCCAGCCCCAGGCCGGCGTCACCACCGCCGACGGCACCGTCTGA
- the groES gene encoding co-chaperone GroES, whose translation MKFRPLHDRVVVKRLESDTKTKGGIIIPDTAKEKPQEGEIIAVGPGARDESGKVVALDVKAGDRILFGKWSGTEVKIEGVDYLIMKESDIMGVIEA comes from the coding sequence ATGAAGTTCCGCCCGCTGCACGACCGCGTCGTCGTCAAGCGTCTGGAGTCCGACACCAAGACCAAGGGTGGGATCATCATCCCCGACACGGCCAAGGAAAAGCCGCAGGAAGGCGAGATCATCGCCGTCGGCCCGGGCGCCCGTGACGAGTCGGGCAAGGTCGTGGCGCTGGACGTCAAGGCCGGCGACCGCATCCTGTTCGGCAAGTGGTCGGGCACTGAAGTGAAGATCGAAGGTGTCGATTACCTGATCATGAAGGAATCCGACATCATGGGCGTCATCGAGGCCTAA
- the groL gene encoding chaperonin GroEL (60 kDa chaperone family; promotes refolding of misfolded polypeptides especially under stressful conditions; forms two stacked rings of heptamers to form a barrel-shaped 14mer; ends can be capped by GroES; misfolded proteins enter the barrel where they are refolded when GroES binds), with translation MAAKDVKFGPTAREKLLRGVDILADAVKVTLGPKGRNVVIEKSFGAPRITKDGVSVAKEIELADKFENMGAQMVREVASKTNDLAGDGTTTATVLAQAIVREGVTKVAAGLNPMDLKRGIDVAVATVVADIQARAKKVTTNDEIAQVGTISANGEAEIGKMIAQAMEKVGNEGVITVEEAKSLDTELDVVEGMQFDRGYLSPYFVTNADKMVADLENPYILLHEKKLSGLQPLLPVLEAVVQSSRPLLIIAEDIEGEALATLVVNKLRGGLKIAAVKAPGFGDRRKAMLEDMAILTGGQVISEDLGIKLENVTLDMLGTAKKVVISKETTTIVDGAGDKADIEARCGQIRAQVEETTSDYDREKLQERLAKLAGGVAVIRVGGATEVEVKERKDRVDDAMHATRAAVEEGVVAGGGTALLYASKALDKLTPANDEQRVGIDIIRRALQAPVRQIAYNAGTDGSIVVGKLLDQTDTNFGFDAQKGEFTDLVAAGIIDPVKVVRTALQDAASIAGLLITTEAMIAEKPEKKAAPAGMPGGMGGMDDMGF, from the coding sequence ATGGCTGCCAAAGACGTCAAGTTCGGCCCCACCGCGCGCGAGAAGCTGCTGCGTGGCGTTGACATCCTCGCCGACGCCGTGAAGGTCACGCTGGGCCCGAAGGGCCGCAACGTCGTGATCGAGAAGTCCTTCGGCGCTCCGCGCATCACGAAGGACGGCGTGTCGGTCGCCAAGGAAATCGAGCTGGCCGACAAGTTCGAGAACATGGGCGCCCAGATGGTCCGCGAGGTCGCCTCGAAGACCAACGATCTGGCCGGTGACGGCACCACCACCGCCACCGTGCTGGCCCAGGCCATCGTCCGCGAAGGCGTGACCAAGGTCGCCGCGGGCCTGAACCCGATGGACCTGAAGCGCGGCATCGACGTGGCCGTCGCCACCGTCGTCGCCGACATCCAGGCCCGCGCCAAGAAGGTCACGACCAACGACGAGATCGCCCAGGTCGGCACCATCTCCGCCAACGGCGAAGCCGAGATCGGCAAGATGATCGCCCAGGCGATGGAGAAGGTCGGCAACGAGGGCGTCATCACGGTGGAAGAGGCCAAGAGCCTGGACACCGAGCTGGACGTCGTCGAGGGCATGCAGTTCGACCGCGGCTACCTGTCGCCGTACTTCGTGACCAACGCCGACAAGATGGTCGCGGACCTCGAGAACCCCTACATCCTGCTGCACGAGAAGAAGCTGTCTGGCCTGCAGCCGCTGCTGCCGGTTCTGGAAGCCGTCGTCCAGTCCTCGCGTCCGCTGCTGATCATCGCCGAGGACATCGAGGGCGAGGCGCTGGCCACCCTGGTGGTCAACAAGCTGCGCGGCGGCCTGAAGATCGCCGCCGTCAAGGCCCCGGGCTTCGGTGATCGCCGCAAGGCGATGCTGGAGGACATGGCCATCCTGACCGGCGGCCAGGTCATCTCCGAAGATCTCGGCATCAAGCTCGAGAACGTCACCCTCGACATGCTGGGCACCGCCAAGAAGGTCGTGATCTCCAAGGAGACCACCACGATCGTCGACGGCGCCGGCGACAAGGCCGACATCGAAGCCCGTTGCGGCCAGATCCGCGCCCAGGTCGAGGAGACCACCTCGGACTACGACCGCGAGAAGCTCCAGGAGCGTCTGGCCAAGCTGGCCGGTGGCGTCGCCGTCATCCGCGTCGGTGGTGCGACCGAGGTCGAGGTGAAGGAGCGCAAGGATCGCGTTGACGACGCGATGCACGCCACCCGCGCCGCGGTGGAAGAGGGTGTGGTCGCCGGCGGCGGCACCGCCCTGCTGTACGCCTCCAAGGCCCTGGACAAGCTGACCCCGGCCAACGACGAGCAGCGCGTCGGCATCGACATCATCCGCCGCGCCCTTCAGGCTCCGGTCCGTCAGATCGCCTACAACGCCGGCACCGACGGTTCGATCGTGGTCGGCAAGCTGCTGGACCAGACCGACACCAACTTCGGCTTCGACGCCCAGAAGGGTGAGTTCACCGATCTGGTCGCCGCCGGCATCATCGATCCGGTGAAGGTGGTCCGCACCGCCCTGCAGGATGCGGCCTCGATCGCCGGCCTGCTGATCACCACCGAGGCGATGATCGCCGAGAAGCCGGAGAAGAAGGCTGCTCCGGCCGGCATGCCGGGCGGCATGGGCGGCATGGACGACATGGGCTTCTAA
- a CDS encoding DMT family transporter: MPAGRTATVKGSRLADQAWLLMMLPPLFWAGNAVLGRAVAGTVPPIGLAFWRWCLGMLIVLPFAWPHLRHDITPILARWKSVLLLGTLGIGIYNTFQYIALTTTTALNCVMLQSSMPVMIVLMSLVLFRDRIGAMQGVGIAVSLAGAMTLISHGDPGTLLGLELNAGDVWMLAAVVIYAAYTTLLRRRPAIHGLSFVVVTFAIGAVELLPFYLWESLSGHPVRASGITLLAVGYTVLFPSIAAYLCFNRAVELLGPNTAGLAIHLVPVFGSLLAILFLGEQPHLYHGIGIALIAAGIVLATRRRA; this comes from the coding sequence ATGCCCGCCGGCCGCACCGCCACCGTCAAAGGATCCCGTCTCGCCGATCAGGCCTGGCTGCTGATGATGCTGCCGCCCCTGTTCTGGGCGGGCAACGCGGTCCTGGGACGGGCGGTCGCCGGGACGGTGCCGCCCATCGGGCTGGCCTTCTGGCGCTGGTGCCTGGGCATGCTGATCGTGCTGCCCTTCGCCTGGCCGCACCTGCGCCACGACATCACGCCGATCCTGGCGCGGTGGAAGAGCGTGCTGCTGCTGGGCACGCTGGGCATCGGCATCTACAACACCTTCCAATACATCGCGCTGACCACGACGACCGCGCTGAATTGCGTGATGTTGCAGTCGTCGATGCCCGTGATGATCGTGCTGATGAGCCTCGTGCTGTTCCGCGACCGGATCGGGGCGATGCAGGGCGTCGGCATCGCCGTCTCGCTGGCCGGTGCGATGACCCTGATCTCGCACGGCGATCCGGGCACCCTGCTGGGGCTGGAACTGAATGCGGGCGACGTCTGGATGCTGGCGGCGGTGGTGATCTATGCCGCCTACACCACGCTGCTGCGCCGCCGGCCGGCCATCCACGGCCTGAGCTTCGTCGTCGTCACCTTCGCCATCGGCGCGGTGGAACTGCTGCCCTTCTATCTCTGGGAAAGCCTGAGCGGCCATCCGGTCCGGGCCAGCGGGATCACCCTGCTGGCGGTCGGCTATACCGTGCTGTTCCCGTCCATTGCCGCCTATCTCTGCTTCAACCGGGCGGTGGAGCTGCTCGGCCCCAACACCGCCGGCCTCGCCATCCATCTGGTTCCTGTCTTCGGCAGTCTGCTGGCCATCCTGTTCCTGGGCGAACAGCCGCACCTCTATCATGGCATCGGCATCGCCCTGATCGCCGCCGGTATCGTCCTGGCGACCCGCCGCCGGGCCTGA
- a CDS encoding response regulator transcription factor: MSAPVYPQTTCLVHIVDGDLLSRSTLSRALGAVGIACRVHSTAADALAVLGTGSSCIVLRSDLPDMSAMEFMAEASLHGHDLPVLVVTEQGDVDAAVAAMKAGAVDCIARPFAIPAFLERLRACLASGSPHAQQRDRSRDAVRRLALLSRRESEVLELIVDGKQSKTIAWELGISIKTVEVHRARIMEKTGCRSIVGLGRLWEAAEMLRGRDLPHAIAMRQPALMEVAAS; the protein is encoded by the coding sequence ATGTCCGCGCCCGTTTACCCGCAAACCACCTGCCTGGTTCACATCGTCGATGGCGACCTGCTGTCGCGCAGCACGCTTTCGCGGGCGCTCGGCGCCGTCGGCATCGCCTGCCGTGTCCACAGCACCGCCGCCGATGCGCTGGCCGTGCTTGGCACCGGGTCCTCCTGCATCGTCCTGCGCAGCGACCTGCCGGACATGAGCGCCATGGAGTTCATGGCCGAAGCCTCGCTGCACGGCCATGACCTGCCGGTCCTGGTCGTGACCGAGCAGGGGGATGTCGACGCCGCCGTCGCCGCGATGAAGGCCGGTGCGGTGGACTGCATCGCCCGCCCCTTCGCCATCCCCGCCTTCCTGGAGCGGCTGCGCGCCTGTCTGGCCTCCGGCAGCCCGCATGCCCAGCAGCGTGATCGCAGCCGCGATGCCGTCCGCCGCCTCGCCCTGCTGAGTCGCCGTGAGTCGGAGGTTCTGGAACTGATCGTCGACGGCAAGCAGAGCAAGACCATCGCCTGGGAGCTGGGCATCAGCATCAAGACGGTGGAGGTCCATCGCGCCCGCATCATGGAAAAGACCGGTTGCCGCTCCATCGTCGGGCTGGGCCGCCTGTGGGAAGCGGCGGAGATGCTGCGCGGGCGCGATCTGCCCCATGCGATTGCCATGCGCCAGCCGGCGCTGATGGAGGTGGCGGCATCCTGA
- a CDS encoding zinc-binding alcohol dehydrogenase family protein, translating to MKAVGFRKSLPITDAGALIDVEIARPTPTGRDLLVRVEAVSVNPVDTKVRRNAAPAEGDLRILGFDAAGTVEAVGPEVTLFRPGDAVFYAGSIDRPGTNSEYHLVDERIVGARPASLSVAEAAALPLTAITAWEMLFHRLGLPRDGGAHNNGEGKSLLIVGGAGGVGSIAIQLARRLSKVRVLATASRPETADWVRELGAHDVIDHSRPMADQVKTLGLAGVDYVFSTNATDRHFQDLVELVAPQGHIGLIDDPEPIDVRLLKRKSVSLHWELMFTRPLFQTDDMIAQHELLTEVARLVDAGTLRTTLTETLGRIDAATLRKAHGLIESGKARGKIVLEGF from the coding sequence ATGAAAGCCGTTGGTTTCCGTAAGTCCCTGCCCATCACCGATGCCGGCGCGCTGATCGACGTCGAGATCGCCCGCCCGACGCCCACCGGACGCGACCTGCTGGTCCGGGTTGAGGCGGTGTCGGTCAACCCGGTGGACACCAAGGTCCGCCGCAACGCCGCCCCGGCCGAGGGCGACCTGCGCATCCTGGGCTTCGATGCCGCCGGCACCGTTGAGGCGGTCGGGCCGGAGGTGACCCTGTTCCGTCCGGGCGACGCGGTGTTCTATGCCGGCTCAATCGACCGTCCCGGTACCAACAGCGAATATCATCTGGTCGACGAGCGCATCGTCGGCGCCCGCCCGGCCAGCCTGAGCGTCGCCGAAGCCGCCGCCCTGCCGCTGACCGCCATCACTGCCTGGGAGATGCTGTTCCACCGGCTGGGGCTGCCGCGTGACGGGGGTGCCCACAACAATGGTGAGGGCAAGTCGCTGCTGATCGTCGGTGGCGCCGGCGGTGTCGGCTCCATCGCCATCCAGCTGGCCCGCCGGTTGAGCAAGGTCCGGGTGCTGGCCACCGCGTCCCGTCCGGAGACGGCCGACTGGGTGCGCGAGCTTGGCGCCCATGACGTGATCGACCACAGCCGGCCGATGGCGGATCAGGTGAAGACGCTGGGGCTGGCCGGTGTCGACTATGTCTTTTCCACCAACGCCACCGACCGCCATTTCCAGGATCTGGTCGAACTGGTGGCGCCGCAGGGGCACATCGGCCTGATCGACGATCCCGAGCCGATCGACGTCCGCCTGTTGAAGCGCAAGAGCGTCTCGCTGCATTGGGAGCTGATGTTCACCCGGCCGCTGTTCCAGACCGACGACATGATCGCCCAGCATGAGCTGCTGACCGAGGTGGCGCGGCTGGTCGACGCCGGCACGCTGCGCACCACCCTGACGGAAACACTTGGCCGCATCGACGCCGCCACCCTGCGCAAGGCCCATGGCCTGATCGAATCGGGCAAGGCGCGCGGCAAGATCGTGCTGGAAGGCTTCTGA
- a CDS encoding LysR substrate-binding domain-containing protein: MPLPDLEIDALRAFVTVAEAGGFTAAAERLGRTQSAISVKIRKLEDTLGRRVFERTSRSLALTHDGELLMGYARRLLDLNDETVRRFAEPAAEGELRLGVAEYFLSDHLPHVLRRFAKQHPRLHIDVRVGMCSDLVSALDTGDLDLVISRRDAGDSRGRVIWTEPMRWIAAPGLEIPTDGPLPFCALPAPCVFRNRGLAALGEAGRPWRVVYTSASVMGVQAAVRAGLGVAVLSESSVPDGVRRLGVEDGLPELGNVEMAVFGETPRNRRLAEPLVGFILESLSALRPARPPLALAG; this comes from the coding sequence ATGCCCCTGCCCGACCTGGAGATCGACGCGCTGCGCGCCTTCGTCACCGTGGCGGAGGCCGGCGGCTTCACCGCGGCGGCGGAGCGGCTGGGCCGCACCCAGTCGGCGATCAGCGTCAAGATCAGGAAGCTGGAGGACACGCTCGGCCGCCGGGTGTTCGAGCGCACCAGCCGCTCGCTGGCGCTGACCCATGACGGCGAGCTGCTGATGGGCTATGCCCGCCGCCTGCTGGATCTGAACGACGAGACGGTGCGCCGCTTCGCCGAACCGGCGGCGGAAGGCGAGCTGCGGCTGGGCGTGGCCGAATATTTCCTGTCCGACCATCTGCCCCATGTGCTGCGCCGCTTCGCCAAGCAGCACCCGCGCCTGCACATCGACGTGCGGGTGGGCATGTGCAGCGATCTGGTTTCGGCGCTGGATACCGGCGATCTGGACCTCGTCATCTCGCGGCGCGATGCCGGCGACAGCCGCGGCCGCGTCATCTGGACCGAGCCGATGCGCTGGATCGCCGCACCGGGGCTGGAGATCCCGACCGACGGCCCCCTGCCCTTCTGCGCGCTGCCGGCCCCCTGCGTCTTTCGCAACCGCGGGCTTGCGGCGCTGGGCGAAGCCGGGCGCCCTTGGCGGGTGGTCTACACCAGCGCCAGCGTGATGGGGGTGCAGGCCGCCGTCCGCGCCGGGCTGGGGGTGGCGGTGCTCAGCGAGTCCTCGGTGCCCGACGGCGTGCGCCGGCTGGGGGTGGAGGACGGGTTGCCCGAACTGGGCAACGTCGAAATGGCTGTCTTCGGCGAGACGCCGCGCAACCGCCGCCTCGCCGAACCGCTGGTGGGCTTCATCCTGGAGAGCCTGTCGGCGCTGCGCCCGGCCCGCCCGCCGCTCGCGCTGGCCGGGTGA
- a CDS encoding substrate-binding domain-containing protein translates to MTRFSATAGKVASKQLLLALAAAALLAGCQMPGLTPPPQQTAALPPPAVPKPPPEARGIWIVGSPALRGTIDQAAAKYSGGPDTKPHLDARGTATGFRAFCGGVGLDHPDMVASDRPISAAEYQRCRAAGITLTEYGFGPKRFVYVKDSHMMAVPGVNDFVASWGQTGKPVSAPTTGS, encoded by the coding sequence ATGACCCGTTTTTCGGCGACGGCCGGCAAAGTTGCTTCCAAACAATTGCTCCTGGCACTCGCCGCTGCGGCCTTGCTCGCCGGCTGTCAGATGCCGGGCCTGACACCGCCGCCGCAACAGACCGCCGCCCTTCCGCCGCCGGCCGTGCCCAAGCCGCCGCCGGAAGCCCGCGGCATCTGGATCGTCGGCAGCCCGGCCCTGCGCGGCACGATCGATCAGGCCGCCGCCAAATATTCCGGCGGGCCGGACACCAAGCCGCATCTCGACGCCCGCGGCACCGCCACCGGTTTCCGCGCCTTCTGTGGCGGGGTCGGGCTGGACCATCCCGACATGGTGGCTTCCGACCGTCCGATCAGTGCGGCCGAGTATCAGCGCTGCCGCGCCGCCGGCATCACGCTGACCGAATATGGGTTCGGGCCGAAGCGCTTCGTCTACGTCAAGGATTCGCACATGATGGCGGTCCCCGGCGTGAACGACTTCGTCGCCAGCTGGGGCCAGACAGGCAAGCCGGTGAGCGCGCCGACGACAGGGAGTTGA
- a CDS encoding ATP-binding protein: MKVGIDMGATNAGGAATLDLEELLATRLLVQGNSGSGKSHLLRRLIEQSAQWVQQAVIDPEGDFVTLAERFGHVVVEADEHSEAALQSVAARVRQHRVSVVLNLEGLDAEMQMRHAAAFLGGLFDADRDFWYPMLVVVDEAQLFAPSAAGEVSDEARKVSLGAMTNLMCRGRKRGLAGVIATQRLAKLAKNVAAEASNFLMGRTFLDIDMARAADLLGMERRQAEMFRDLERGHFIALGPALSRRPLPLRIGAVETQGRTGSPTLMPPPATPVEDARDLIFTTTGPEPPRYVRRPSTSASADLMAQLARGRPAAPPPSLDDEAEQPALLPLEPEETPEQAAEREAQYDDVLAEVLADPEAPYRSLAVLYQDFLVRCRGRGVDGDRLALPAFRRRLATARAGAGSGDDPAWQRATEVAATLAEDIQPVFLLLARAALDHAPCPSDADVARACGSRSKGRGRRLLTYMEQRGFIASRSGLGNTRAIALPALGWETALGDPNADDAADASDEGGLFAAG, from the coding sequence ATGAAGGTCGGCATCGACATGGGGGCGACGAACGCGGGCGGCGCCGCGACGCTCGACCTGGAGGAGCTGCTGGCGACCCGTCTGCTGGTCCAGGGCAATTCCGGCTCCGGCAAGTCGCACCTGCTGCGCCGCCTGATCGAACAGAGCGCCCAGTGGGTGCAGCAGGCGGTGATCGACCCCGAGGGCGATTTCGTCACCCTGGCCGAACGCTTCGGCCATGTGGTGGTGGAGGCCGACGAGCACAGCGAGGCAGCACTGCAATCGGTCGCCGCCCGAGTGCGCCAGCACCGCGTCTCCGTCGTCCTGAACCTGGAAGGGCTGGACGCGGAAATGCAGATGCGCCACGCCGCCGCCTTCCTGGGCGGGCTGTTCGATGCCGACCGCGATTTCTGGTATCCGATGCTGGTGGTGGTGGACGAGGCGCAGCTGTTCGCCCCCTCGGCCGCCGGCGAGGTCTCGGACGAGGCGCGCAAGGTCTCGCTCGGCGCCATGACCAACCTGATGTGCCGCGGGCGCAAGCGCGGGCTGGCCGGGGTGATCGCCACCCAGCGCCTGGCGAAGCTGGCGAAGAACGTCGCGGCCGAGGCATCCAACTTCCTGATGGGCCGCACCTTCCTCGACATCGACATGGCGCGCGCCGCCGACCTCTTGGGCATGGAGCGCCGGCAGGCGGAGATGTTCCGCGATCTGGAGCGCGGGCACTTCATCGCGCTCGGCCCCGCCTTGTCGCGTCGGCCGCTGCCGCTGCGCATCGGCGCGGTGGAAACCCAAGGCCGCACCGGCAGCCCGACCCTGATGCCGCCGCCCGCCACCCCGGTGGAGGACGCCCGCGACCTGATCTTCACCACCACCGGGCCGGAGCCGCCGCGCTACGTCCGCCGCCCCTCCACCTCGGCCAGCGCCGACCTGATGGCGCAGCTGGCGCGCGGCCGCCCCGCCGCCCCGCCGCCCTCTCTCGACGATGAGGCCGAGCAACCCGCCCTGCTGCCGCTGGAGCCGGAGGAAACCCCGGAACAGGCCGCCGAGCGCGAAGCGCAGTATGATGACGTGCTGGCCGAGGTGCTGGCCGACCCGGAGGCGCCCTACCGCTCGCTCGCCGTTCTCTACCAGGATTTCCTGGTGCGCTGCCGGGGCCGCGGGGTGGATGGCGACCGGCTGGCCCTGCCCGCCTTCCGCCGCCGTCTGGCGACCGCCCGCGCCGGGGCCGGCAGCGGCGACGATCCCGCCTGGCAGCGCGCGACGGAAGTCGCCGCCACCCTGGCGGAGGACATCCAGCCGGTCTTCCTGCTGCTGGCCCGCGCCGCGCTCGACCATGCCCCCTGCCCGTCGGACGCCGACGTGGCGCGCGCCTGCGGCAGCCGCTCGAAGGGGCGCGGCCGCCGCCTGCTGACCTACATGGAACAGCGAGGCTTCATCGCCAGCCGCAGCGGCCTGGGCAACACCCGCGCCATCGCCCTGCCGGCGCTGGGCTGGGAAACCGCGCTGGGCGACCCCAACGCCGACGATGCCGCCGACGCGTCCGACGAAGGCGGACTGTTCGCGGCGGGGTGA